The nucleotide window AACGGCTTGCTGGCCGCCGGCGGCGATCTGTCTGCGGACCGGCTGATCCAGGCGTATCGCCATGGCTGCTTCCCCTGGTTTTCCGAAGGGCAACCGATCCTGTGGTGGTCTCCCGACCCTCGCACGGTGTTGTTTCCCGACGAACTGCACGTCTCGCGCAGCCTGGGCAAGCTTCTGCGCAAGCAGCGCTATGAAGTGACGTTCGACAAGGACTTCGCGGCAGTCATCCAGGCCTGCGCCGCGCCGCGAGAGTATGCGGACGGCACCTGGATCACTGGCGCCATGCAAACCGCCTACCTGGAGCTGCATCGGCGCGGCTTTGCCCATTCGGTGGAGGTCTGGGACCAGGGCCTGCTGGTGGGTGGCCTGTACGGCCTGGCCATGGGCCAATTGTTTTTCGGCGAATCCATGTTCAGCCGGGCCGACAACGCGTCGAAATTCGGCTTCGCCACCCTGGTCCAACACCTCAAGGCGGCCGGTTTTGTGCTGATAGACTGTCAGATGCCCACCGAGCACTTGCACAGCCTGGGCGCGCGATCGATCGCCCGCACGGCATTTGCCGGTTACCTCAAGGCGCACCTGGACCAGCCCAACCACGCAACCTGGGTTTGCTGAGCGACATTTGCCCCAGTGGCTTACACTTAATCCAAAGCTTATTCCGAGGGTTGATCATGACCGAGTTGGCGCGCTTGAAGTTTTATGCCACTCAACCTCATTCTTGCAGTTATCTGCCCGAAGAGCAGGCCACGACGCTGTTCCTCGACCCTAGCCAGCCCATGGATGTGCATGTCTACGCAGACCTGTCGGAAATGGGCTTTCGGCGCAGTGGCGATCATCTCTACCGGCCGCATTGCCAGCATTGCAATGCGTGTGTGCCGGCGCGCATTCCCGTGGCGCAATTCACGCCCGATCGCCAGCAGAAACGCATTTTCAAGCGCAACGCCGATCTCCAGGTCCGGCCGGCCAAGCCACAGTTCAGCGAAGAGTATTTCGACCTGTACCAGCGCTACATCGAGCAGCGCCATGCCGACGGTGACATGTACCCGCCCAGCCGCGATCAGTTTTCGACCTTCCTGGTGCGCGACCTGCCCTTTTCCCGCTTCTATGAATTCCGCCTCGAAGGGCGATTGGTGGCGATTGCCGTCACGGACCTGCTGCCCAATGGGCTTTCGGCGGTGTACACCTTCTACGAGCCGGAGGAAGAACGACGTAGCCTGGGACGTTTTGCCATCCTCTGGCAAATCAACGAAGCACGCCGCCTGGGCCTGGAAGCGGTGTACCTGGGCTACTGGATCAAGAACTGCAAGAAAATGAACTACAAGACCCAATATCGACCGATTGAACTGCTGATTAACCAGCGTTGGGTTGTCCTCAGCTAGAACCCCTTGGCTTGCCCCCCCTTTTTCGGGCACAATGCACGCCGCTTTTGCCTGGCGCAGTTGCACCGGGCCATTCACTGGATACCGAGGGCTTTACTGCATGTCGAAAGAAGACAGCTTCGAAATGGAAGGCACTGTCGTCGACACCCTGCCCAACACCATGTTTCGCGTGGAGTTGGAAAATGGGCACGTCGTTACCGCGCACATCTCCGGCAAGATGCGCAAGAACTACATTCGTATTCTTACCGGCGACAAAGTGCGCGTCGAGCTGACGCCCTATGACTTGAGCAAAGGGCGCATCACTTACCGCGCTCGCTAACAGGTCAATACAAAACGCCCGGCTTATACCGGGCGTTTTTGTTTGCCCGGGATTTGATAACCACGCAGATCCAATGTGGGAGCGAGCCTGCTCGCGATGGCGGTGGATCAGCTTGCATTAATGTTGAATGTATCGACGCTATCGCGAGCAGGCTCGCTCCCACAGGGGACTGCGGCGAACTCGATATCTTCAAGACAGCAAAAAGGCGCCTCCCGGCGCCTTTTTGCTTTACTACAGGTCTCGATCAGGCCATTTCGGCCGTGGTTTCGAAGTCGAAGGTCAGCTCGCCGTCCTTGATGTCGATGTGGACCACACCGCCATGCTCGGCCAGTTCGCCAAAGAGGATCTCCTCGGCCAGCGGACGCTTGATCTTGTCCTGGATCAAGCGAGCCATCGGCCGCGCGCCCATCGTCACATCGTAACCACCCTCTGCCAGCCAGCTGCGGGCCGCATCGGTGACTTCCAGCAGCACACGCTTGTCTTCGAGCTGCGCCTGGAGTTCGGTGAGGAACTTGTCCACCACACTTTTGATGACCTCATGGCTGAGGCGACCAAACTGGATAATGGTGTCCAGGCGGTTGCGGAATTCAGGCGTGAAGCTCTTCTTGATCACTTCCATCGCATCGGACGAATGGTCCTGATGGGTGAAACCGATCGAAGCGCGCGCCGCGGTTTCGGCACCGGCGTTCGTGGTCATGATCACGATCACATTGCGGAAGTCCGCCTTGCGCCCGTTGTTATCGGTGAGCGTACCGTGGTCCATGACCTGCAAGAGCAAGTTGAAGACTTCCGGATGCGCCTTCTCGATTTCATCGAGCAACAGCACGCAGTGGGGTTGCTTGGTGATGGCTTCGGTCAGCAGGCCGCCCTGGTCGAACCCGACATACCCCGGAGGCGCACCGATCAGACGCGATACGGTGTGGCGCTCCATGTACTCGGACATGTCGAAGCGCACCAGTTCGATCCCCATCGCCTTGGCCAGTTGCCGCGCAGCCTCGGTCTTGCCGACACCGGTAGGACCGGCGAACAGGAAGGACCCGACTGGCTTGTCCGGCGACTTGAGGCCGGCGCGGGACAGCTTGATGGCGGTCGACAGCGAGTCGATGGCCGCGTCCTGGCCGAACACCGTCAGCTTCAGGTCACGCTCAAGGTTACGCAGCAGCTCCTTGTCGGAACTGGTGACGTGCTTGGGCGGGATACGTGCGATCTTCGCCACGATGTCCTCAACCTGAGGCACTTCGATGCGCTTGACGCGCTTCTCTACCGGTTGCAGGCGCTGATAGGCACCCGCCTCGTCGATCACGTCGATGGCCTTATCGGGCATGTGCCGGTCATTGATGTAGCGCGAGGCCAACTCGGCAGCGGCCCGCAGGGCTTCATCGCTGTATTCGATACTGTGGTGCAGCTCGAACCGACCCTTCAGGCCGCGCAGGATGCCAATGGTGTCTTCCACCGAAGGCTCCGAGACGTCGACTTTCTGGAAGCGCCGGGCCAGGGCACGGTCCTTCTCGAAGATCCCGCGGAACTCCTGGAAGGTGGTCGACCCGATGCAACGGATATCGCCCGACGACAGCAGCGGCTTGAGCAGGTTCGAGGCGTCCATGACCCCGCCGGACGCGGCGCCCGCTCCGATGATGGTGTGGATTTCATCGATGAACAGGATCGCCTGCGGACGTTTTTTCAACTCGCCCAGCAATGCCTTGAAGCGCTTCTCGAAATCGCCGCGGTACTTGGTGCCGGCCAGCAGGGCACCCAGGTCGAGGGAGTACACCACGCTGTTAGCCAGCAGGTCCGGTACCTGGTTGTCGACAATGCGCTTGGCCAGGCCTTCGGCAATCGCGGTTTTACCCACGCCCGCCTCACCCACCAGCAACGGGTTGTTCTTGCGACGCCGGGCCAGGATCTGCGCGACGCGCTCGACCTCGATTTCGCGCCCGACCAACGGATCGATACGCCCCTGGCGCGCCAGTTCGTTCAGGTTGCTGGCATAGGCATCCAGCGGATTGCCCGAAGAAGAGGACTCACCACCCTCCTCGTCCTGCATATCCTGCTCGCCTTCGGAATGATCGCCATGCCCCGGCACTTTGGAAATGCCATGGGCGATGTAGTTGACGACATCTATACGCGCAACGCTCTGCTGCTTGAGCAGGAAGACCGCCTGGCTTTCCTGTTCGCTGAAGATGGCGACCAGCACGTTGGCGCCGGTGACTTCACGCTTGCCCGAGCTCTGCACATGAAAGACAGCACGTTGCAGGACGCGCTGGAAGCCCAGGGTTGGCTGGGTTTCGCGATCCTCGTCATGAACGGGGATCAACGGCGTGGTGGAGTCAATGAACTCCTGCAGGTCATGCTTGAGTTTATCGAGGTTCGCGCCACAGGCACGCAAAACGGTGGCGGCAGCCTCGTTATCCAGTAGGGCCAGCAGCAGGTGTTCGACGGTCATGAACTCATGACGCTTCGAACGGGCCTCCTTGAAGGCTAGATTGAGGGTGACTTCGAGCTCGCGGTTTAACATGGCTTCACCTCATACCCAAGTGGTCGGCGTTAACCGTCCTTCTCGATTTCACAGAGTAGCGGATGCTGGCTTTCCCGGGCGTACTGGTTGACCTGCATGGCCTTTGTCTCGGCGATGTCGCGGGTAAACACTCCACATACTGCCCGTCCCTCTGTATGAACGGCCAGCATGACCTTGGTCGCCAGCTCGCGATTCAGGTTAAAAAACACCTCGAGCACTTCGACGACGAAATCCATCGGTGTGTAGTCATCGTTGAACAAAACCACCTTGTACATCGGTGGCGCCTGCAACGTAGGCTTTGCTTCCTGAACAGCAATGCCCGCGGAATCGTCGTCATGTAGATCCGGGCGATCCTGATTGAATGTTAGTCGAATCTGGCTGATTGCATGCATGGAAAGAAAGGTTCGTTTAGTTGGCAAATACAGTGATGGGGGCACTGGCAGGCGATTTCAACCGCCGCTGCCAGGTCACCTTGACTATCGGCAAAACGGTGTTACAACCAATAGAGCCCATCGCGGGTTAAAAAGGTCCGCGGAATCGATCCTTGAAACAAGATTAGATTGCGGATGAACTGGATGATACTCCAGTGATGGAGTGCGTTGCAGAGGGAAATGGTCTATGTCGGTCGTCAAGATGAGTGGCAAGGTGAAATGGTTCAATAACGCCAAGGGCTACGGCTTTATTCTGGCGTCTGGCAGGGATGAAGACCTTTTTGCGCATTTCTCGGCCATCAGGATGGAAGGCTACAAAACCCTGAAGGCCGGGCAACCTGTCACATTCGAAGTGATCCAGGGCCCCAAGGGCCTGCATGCGGTGAATATTTCGCCGGTCGAGGTCGAAAGCACCTCCATCCCCGAAAAAGTCAAAGTCAAAACCAGAGTCACTGAAACCCATTGACCTGCCGTAATCATCGGTCAAAAAGACGCCCGGCTCGATTACTCGAGCCGGGCGTCTTTTATTGCTCGTCGATCCGCTTACATGTGTGAGATCAAGGCATCGCCAAAGCCCGAGGACGACACCAGCTTGGCGCCTTCCATCAAGCGTTCGAAATCATAGGTCACGGTCTTGGCCGAAATCGCGCCATTGGTGCCCTTGATGATCAGGTCGGCCGCTTCGGTCCAGCCCATGTGACGCAGCATCATTTCTGCCGACAGGATCAGCGACCCCGGGTTGACCTGGTCCTTGCCCGCATACTTGGGCGCGGTGCCGTGGGTGGCTTCGAACATCGCCACGGTGTCGGAGAGGTTGGCACCCGGCGCGATACCGATACCGCCCACCTCCGCCGCCAGGGCGTCGGAGAGGTAGTCGCCATTGAGGTTGAGGGTTGCGATCACGTCGTATTCAGCCGGACGCAACAGGATCTGCTGGAGCATCGCATCGGCGATGGCGTCCTTGACGACCACGTTCTTGCCGGTCTTCGGATTCTTGAACTGCATCCACGGCCCGCCATCGAGCAGCGTGGCGCCGAATTCCTCGGCGGCCACTTCGTAGGCCCACTCCTTGAAGGCACCTTCGGTGAACTTCATGATGTTGCCTTTGTGCACGATGGTCAGGGAGTCGCGATCATTGTCGACCACGTATTGCAAGGCCTTGCGTGCCAGGCGCTTGGTGCCCTGCTTGGAGACCGGCTTGACGCCGATGCCGCAATCTTCGTCGAAACGGATCTTGGTGACGCCCATTTCTTCTTTCAGGAACTTGATGACCTTGGTGGCCTCGGCCGAACCGGCCTTCCACTCGATGCCCGCGTAGATGTCTTCGGAGTTCTCACGGAAAATCGTCATGTCCACGTCGCCAGGCTTTTTCACCGGGCTCGGCACGCCTTCGAACCAGCGCACCGGGCGCAGGCAGACATACAGGTCCAACTGCTGACGCAGGGCCACGTTCAACGAACGGATGCCGCCGCCGACCGGCGTGGTCAGGGGGCCCTTGATGGACACCACATAATCCTTGACCGCATCCAGGGTTTCCTGGGGCAGCCAGGTGTCCTGGTCGTAGACCTGGGTGGCTTTTTCACCGGCATAGACTTCCATCCAGGAAATCTTGCGCTTGCCGCCGTAGGCCTTCTGCACCGCAGCGTCCACAACCTTGATCATGACCGGACTGATGTCGACGCCAATGCCGTCGCCTTCGATGAAGGGGATGATCGGGTTGTCGGGAACATTAAGAGAATGGTCTGCATTGACGGTGATTTTGTCACCGACGGCTGGAACCTGAATCTTTTGATACCCCATGCTGAACTCCATTGCTTGGATTGAACATCTGGCTGCGTTCGAGCGTACCCCAGTTGAATCGACGCGCAAACCCTACGTTAGACCCATCGACGGGAAAGTCGCGCAGTTCGCCGCGTACAAGCCTGAAAAACAAGGGAAAAGCGCCAAATATGAGCATAGTCCACCACGCCAGACCTGCGACGTTTAGACCAATGGACGTGTACGGAGGTCTATGAACCATCGGCAGATTGCCAGCTACCTATGTATAATGCCGCCGCTGACCGCAGGGTCACTACGGCTGACTGCTCTACCAAGGGCCTTCCCGCCAGTTATAAAGCCGGACCGTTACCGCGGCCCGACCGCTTGACGCTCGACTGATGCACCCAACATCACCGCGAAGAAACCTCGACATTCGGCTCACGGCTGACTTTGAACGAACGCGCTTACCCGGCGCCCCTCGAGTTTCTGCGCATGCTTTAGCAAAGAAGAGAGTTAATCCGAATATGCCCACCCGCTCGAAGATCATCTATACCTTCACCGACGAAGCGCCCGCCCTCGCCACCTATTCGCTGCTGCCGATCGTCGAAGCCTTTACCGCTTCGGCCGAGATCGCCGTGGAAACCCGCGACATCTCCCTCGCAGGGCGCATCCTGGCCAGCTTCCCCGAGCAACTGGGTGACAAAGCCGTAGCCGACCACCTCGCCGAACTGGGCGACCTGGCCGTTACGCCTGAAGCCAACATCATCAAGCTGCCGAACATCAGCGCCTCGGTGCCGCAACTGCAGGCCGCGATCAAGGAATTGCAGGCCCAGGGCTACGCACTGCCGGACTACCCGGAAACCGTGACCAGCGAAGCCGACAAAGAAGCCAAGGCTCGCTACGACAAGATCAAGGGCAGCGCCGTGAACCCGGTCCTGCGTGAAGGCAACTCCGACCGCCGCGCACCGCTGTCGGTCAAGAACTATGCCCGCAAGCACCCGCACAAGATGGGCGCCTGGGCAGCCGACTCCAAATCCCACGTGGCCCACATGAGCACCGGCGATTTCTACGGCAGCGAAAAAGCCGCCCTGATCGACGCCGCCGGCAGCGTGAAAATCGAGCTGATCGCCCAGGACGGCACTGCCACCGTCCTGAAGGAAAAGACCACCGTGCAAGCCGGTGAGATCCTCGACTGCGCCGTGATGAGCAAGAATGCCCTGCGCGACTTCATCGCCGCCGAAATCGAAGACGCCAAGCAAAAAGGCGTACTGCTGTCGGTTCACCTCAAGGCCACCATGATGAAGGTCTCCGACCCGATCATGTTCGGCCAGATCGTCGCCGAGTTCTATAAGGACGCCCTGGCCAAGCACGCTCAGGTGCTGGAGCAGATCGGCTTCAACCTGAACAACGGCATCGGCGACCTGTACACCCGCATCAAGGCCCTGCCGGCCGAGCAGCAGGCGCAGATCGAAGCCGACATCCAGGCGGTCTACGCGGCGCGCCCATCCCTGGCGATGGTCAACTCCGATAAGGGCATCACCAACCTGCACGTGCCGAGCGACGTCATCGTCGACGCCTCGATGCCAGCCATGATCCGTGACTCCGGCAAGATGTGGGGCACCGACGGCCAGCTGCACGACACCAAGGCCGTGATCCCGGATCGCTGCTACGCCACCATCTACCAGGCGGTGATCGAAGACTGCAAGGCCAACGGCGCCTTCGACCCGACCACCATGGGCAGCGTGCCGAACGTCGGCCTGATGGCCAAGAAAGCCGAAGAGTACGGTTCCCACGACAAGACCTTCCAGATCAAGGCCGACGGCGTGGTCCGTGTCTCGGACAGCGCCGGTCGCACCCTGCTGGAGCAGAACGTCGAGGCTGGCGACATCTTCCGCATGTGCCAGACCAAGGACGCGCCGATCCAGGACTGGGTCAAGCTGGCCGTCAACCGCGCCCGCGCCAGCAACACCCCGGCCATCTTCTGGCTGGACCCGATGCGCGCCCATGACGGCGTGGTGATCGAAAAGGTCCAGGCTTACCTGAAGGACCACGACACCGCTGGCCTGGACCTGCGCATCATGTCGCCGGTCGACGCGATGAAGTTCACCCTGGCCCGCACCCGCGAAGGCAAGGACACCATTTCGGTGACCGGCAACGTCCTGCGCGACTACCTGACCGACCTGTTCCCGATCATGGAACTGGGCACCAGCGCCAAGATGCTGTCCATCGTGCCGCTGATGAACGGTGGCGGCCTGTTCGAAACCGGCGCTGGCGGTTCGGCACCCAAGCACGTTCAACAACTGCTGGAAGAAAACTTCCTGCGTTGGGACTCCCTGGGCGAATTCCTGGCCCTGGCCGCTTCCCTGGAACACCTGGGCGTGACCTACAACAACCCGAAAGCGCTGGTGCTGGCCAAGACCCTCGACCAGGCGACTGGCGAGTTCCTGGACCGCAACAAGTCGCCTTCGCGCAAGGTCGGCGGTATCGACAACCGTGGCAGCCACTTCTACCTGACCCTGTTCTGGGCCCAGGCACTGGCCGCCCAGGATGACGACGCAGCCCTCAAGGCGCAGTTCACCACCCTGGCCAAGACGCTGACCGACAACGAAGAAAAGATCGTTGCCGAGCTCAACGCCGTTCAAGGCAAGCCAGTGGACATCGGCGGCTACTACTTCGCCAACCCGGAGCTGACCAGCAAGGCCATGCGCCCGAGCGCCACCTTCAACGCGGCAATCGCTGCGCTGGTGTAAGGTTGTAAGGAAGCACCACGAACCCCGGCCTTGTGCCGGGGTTTGTGTTTTCAACCCATTCCCTTCTGGCCGGGGATTAGCTGCAGCTTTTGCATTCACCGCCCTCCCCTGTGGGAGCGAGCCTGCTCGCGATAGCGGTTTATCATCCAACACCTGTATTGGCTGACCCACCGCTATCGCGAGCAGGCTCGCTCCCACAGGGTTTGTGTTTCACCGTTCAAATTTTCGAGGACACTTCATGGACTGGCAACCCCACATCACCGTCGCCACCATCGTTGAGGACGACGGCCGCTTTCTGATGGTGGAGGAATCCAAGGGCGGGCGCGCCGTGCTCAATCAGCCCGCCGGGCACCTGGACCCGGACGAGACCCTGATCGAAGCCGCCGTGCGCGAAACCCTGGAAGAAACCGGCTGGGACGTCGAACCCACCAGCGTGATCGGCATCTACCTGTACACCGCTCCCAGCAATGGCGTGACCTACCAGCGGGTCTGCTTCGCCGCCAAAGCCCTCAAGCACCACCCCCACTATCAATTGGACGACGGCATCCTGGGCGCCCGATGGCTGACCCGCGACGAACTGCTCGAACAACGCGACCAATGGCGCAGCGAGCTGATCATCCGCTGCATCGACGATTATCTGGCCGGCCATCGCCACAGCCTGGCACTGATACGCCCTTCTCTTTAGCCTTGCGCGCCTGGGCCTGATAGAATCGCGTCCTTTTTCAAGACACTCATTGAATCCCTATGCGTGATCCAGCTCCTTCCGGCACCACCAAGAAGCGCGTCATTGTCGGCATGTCCGGCGGCGTGGACTCTTCCGTTTCCGCCCTTCTGCTGATCGAGCAGGGTTATGAGGTGGAAGGCCTGTTCATGAAGAACTGGGAAGAAGACGACGGAACCGAATACTGCACCGCCATGGACGACCTCGCGGACGCCCAGGCTGTATGCGACAAGATCGGCATCAAGCTGCACACCGCCAACTTCGCCGCCGAATATTGGGACAACGTGTTCGAGCACTTCCTGGCCGAGTACAAGGCCGGTCGCACGCCGAACCCGGACATCCTCTGCAACCGCGAAATCAAGTTCAAGGCGTTCCTCGACTACGCCATGATGCTGGGCGCCGATCTGATCGCCACCGGTCACTACGTGCGCCGCCGCGACATCGACGGGCGCACCGAGCTGCTCAAGGGCCTGGACCCGAACAAGGACCAGAGCTACTTCCTGCATGCCGTCGGCGGCGAGCAGATTGCCAAGACGCTGTTCCCGGTAGGCGAACTGGAGAAGCCCGAAGTGCGGGCCATCGCCGAAAAACACCAGCTCGCCACCGCCAAGAAGAAGGATTCCACCGGGATCTGCTTCATCGGCGAACGGCGCTTCAGCGATTTCCTCAAGCAATACCTGCCGGCCCAGCCGGGCGAGATCAAAACCACCGAAGGCGAAGTCATCGGCCGTCACCATGGCCTGATGTACCACACCATCGGCCAGCGCCAGGGCCTGGGCATTGGCGGGTTGAAAGACGCCGGTGAAGAGCCGTGGTACGTGCTGATCAAGGACCTGGAGCACAACGAGCTGATCGTCGGCCAGGGCAACGACCACCCCTGGTTGTTTTCCCGCGCCCTGCTCGCCTCCGACATCTATTGGGTCAACCCCATCGACCTGAGCGAACCGCGCCGCCTGACGGCCAAGGTGCGCTATCGTCAGGGCGACCAGCCCTGCACCCTGGAAAAAACCGCCACGGGCTACCGTGCCACCTTCGACGACCCACAGCGGGCGGTGACGCCCGGCCAGTCCGTGGTGTTCTACGACGGCGAAATCTGCCTGGGCGGCGGCGTGATCGAAGTCGCAGAGCCGTGGAGCAGCAAGGCATGAACCCGACCCAGGAGCAACTGACAGCGCTGGGCGGTGTATTCCTCGCCGCCGTGCTGGTGGACCGGATCGCCAAGACCGGCCAGACCTCCGAGGCCGGCCTGAGCTGCATGCTCGGCAGCCTGCTGGTACGCGACCCCAAGGACACCCTGGAAGTCTACGGCGGCGACGACCTGAACCTGCGCGAAGGCTATCGCGCGTTGATCGGCGCCCTGGAGCGCGACCCCAGCGCCCTGCAACGCGAACCGCTGCGCTATGCCCTGTCGATGCTCGGCCTCGAGCGCCAGCTCGCCAAGCGCGACGACCTGCTGGACACCATCGGCAAGCGCCTGCCGCAGATCCAGTCCCAAGTCGAACATTTCGGCCCCTCCCACGAAAACGTCATCGCTGCCTGCGGCGCGCTGTACCAGGACACCCTGAGCACCCTGCGCCAGCGTATCCAGGTGCACGGCGACATGCGCAATCTGCAGCAACCGAGCAACGCCTCGAAGATTCGCGCCCTGTTGCTGGCGGGCATCCGTTCGGCACGGCTGTGGCGGCAACTGGGTGGGCATCGCTGGCAGTTAGTGATCAGCCGACGCAAATTGCTGAAAGAGCTTTACCCGTTGATGCGCAACGAATAAGTCGCCTCAACCCGCTTTTTTTACTTCATCACGCGTAATACGCCGGTCAGTTGGCGACGGACCGGCGCTTGTTTTCATGTATGATACGCGCCCCATTTCGTTGCCCGACTGTCCGAGAACACCCCATGCAGCTCTCTTCGCTCACTGCGGTTTCCCCTGTAGACGGCCGCTACGCCGGCAAAACCCAGGCCCTGCGCCCGATTTTCAGCGAGTACGGCCTGATCCGTGCCCGCGTCCTGGTTGAAGTGCGCTGGCTCCAGCGCCTGGCCGCCCATCCCGCCATCGGCGAAGTCCCGGCGTTTTCCGCCGAAGCCAACGCGGTGCTCAACACCCTGGCGGACAACTTCGCGCTGGAGCACGCCGAGCGCGTCAAAGAGATCGAGCGCACCACCAACCACGACGTCAAGGCGATCGAGTACCTGCTCAAGGAGCAGGCGGCCAAGCTGCCGGAACTGGCCAACGTCAGCGAGTTCATCCACTTCGCCTGCACCAGCGAGGACATCAACAACCTGTCCCACGCCCTGATGCTGCGCGAAGGCCGTGACGACGTGATGCTGCCGTTGATGCGCCAGGTCGCCCAGGCCATCCGCGAGCTGGCGATCCGTTTCGCCGACGTACCGATGCTGTCGCGCACCCACGGTCAACCGGCGTCGCCGACCACCCTGGGCAAAGAGCTGGCGAACGTGGTGTATCGCCTGGAGCGCCAGATCGCCCAAGTCGCCGCCGTGCCGCTGCTGGGCAAGATCAACGGTGCCGTGGGCAACTACAACGCCCACTTGTCGGCCTACCCGCAGATCGACTGGGAAGCCAACGCCCGCGCCTTCATCGAAGACGAACTGGGCTTGAGTTTCAACCCGTACACCACCCAGATCGAACCGCACGACTATATCGCCGAGCTGTTCGACGCGATCGCGCGCTTCAACACCATCCTGATCGACTTCGACCGCGACATCTGGGGCTACATCTCCCTGGGCTACTTCAAGCAGCGCACCATTGCCGGCGAGATCGGTTCCTCGACCATGCCGCACAAGGTCAACCCGATCGACTTCGAAAACTCCGAAGGCAACCTGGGCATCGCCAATGCACTGTTCCAGCACCTGGCGAGCAAACTGCCGATCTCCCGCTGGCAGCGCGACCTGACCGACTCCACCGTGCTGCGCAACCTGGGCGTGGGCTTTGCTCACAGCGTCATCGCCTACGAAGCCAGCCTCAAGGGCATCAGCAAGCTGGAACTGAACGAGCAGAAGATTGCCGCTGACCTGGACGCCTGCTGGGAAGTCCTGGCTGAACCGATCCAGACCGTGATGCGTCGCTACAACATCGAGAACCCGTACGAAAAATTGAAAGAACTGACCCGTGGCAAGGGCATCAGCCCTGAAGCGCTGCAGACTTTCATCGATGGCCTGGACATGCCTGCCGATGCCAAGTCGGAGCTGAAGAAGCTGACCCCGGCCAGCTACATCGGCAACGCGGCGGAACAAGCCAAGCGCATCTGACACACGGCTGCACCCTTGAGACGCCCGGCCGCGCCGGGCGTTTTTATTCGCGTCTGAAAAGTATATTTTTTCAATAGGTTACACATGAATCCTGATATTCCTCTGCAACTCCTGGGCGGCATCACGGCACGGGAGTTCCTGCGCGACTACTGGCAGAAAAAACCGCTGCTGATCCGCCAGGCGATTCCTGACTTCGAAAGCCCGATCGATGCCGACGAACTGGCCGGCCTGGCCCTGGAAGAAGAAGTCGAATCGCGCCTGGTGCTCGAGCACGGCGAACGCCCGTGGGAACTGCGTCGCGGCCCGTTCGCCGAAGACGAATTCAGCAAACTGCCGGAACGCGACTGGACCCTGCTGGTGCAGGCGGTAGACCAGTTCGTCCCGGAAGTCAGCGAACTGCTGGAGCACTTCCGTTTCCTGCCGAGCTGGCGCATCGACGACGTGATGATCAGCTTCGCCGCCCCGGGTGGCAGCGTCGGCCCGCACTTCGATAACTACGACGTGTTCCTGCTGCAAGGCCATGGCAAGCGCAACTGGAAAATCGGCCAGATGTGCGACTCCGACAGCCCGCTGCTACCCCATGCCGACCTGCGCATCCTCGCCGACTTCGACGCCACCGACGAGTGGGTCCTGGAACCGGGCGACATGCTCTACCTGCCGCCGCGCCTGGCCCATTGCGGCGTGGCCGTGGATGAC belongs to Pseudomonas sp. B21-028 and includes:
- the purB gene encoding adenylosuccinate lyase — encoded protein: MQLSSLTAVSPVDGRYAGKTQALRPIFSEYGLIRARVLVEVRWLQRLAAHPAIGEVPAFSAEANAVLNTLADNFALEHAERVKEIERTTNHDVKAIEYLLKEQAAKLPELANVSEFIHFACTSEDINNLSHALMLREGRDDVMLPLMRQVAQAIRELAIRFADVPMLSRTHGQPASPTTLGKELANVVYRLERQIAQVAAVPLLGKINGAVGNYNAHLSAYPQIDWEANARAFIEDELGLSFNPYTTQIEPHDYIAELFDAIARFNTILIDFDRDIWGYISLGYFKQRTIAGEIGSSTMPHKVNPIDFENSEGNLGIANALFQHLASKLPISRWQRDLTDSTVLRNLGVGFAHSVIAYEASLKGISKLELNEQKIAADLDACWEVLAEPIQTVMRRYNIENPYEKLKELTRGKGISPEALQTFIDGLDMPADAKSELKKLTPASYIGNAAEQAKRI
- a CDS encoding cupin domain-containing protein is translated as MNPDIPLQLLGGITAREFLRDYWQKKPLLIRQAIPDFESPIDADELAGLALEEEVESRLVLEHGERPWELRRGPFAEDEFSKLPERDWTLLVQAVDQFVPEVSELLEHFRFLPSWRIDDVMISFAAPGGSVGPHFDNYDVFLLQGHGKRNWKIGQMCDSDSPLLPHADLRILADFDATDEWVLEPGDMLYLPPRLAHCGVAVDDCMTYSVGFRAPSAAEVLTHFTDFLSQFLPDEERYTDADARPVSDPHQIQHDALDRLKGLLAEHMSDERLLLTWFGQFMTEPRYPELVVGPELEEDDLLAGLEQGAVIIRNPSARLAWSEVDDDLLLFASGQSRYLPGKLRELLKMICAADALHIENLSPWLADEDGRGLICELVKQGSLGFADE